catctgatgcagcactccatcactctacttcttggtcaaatagcccttacacggcctggaggtgtgttgggtcattgtcctgttgaaaaacaaatgatagtgggactaagcgcaaaccagatgggatgccgtattgctgcagaatgcggtggtagccatgctggttaagtgtgcattgaattctaaataaatcacagacagtgtcaccagcaaagcaccatcacacctcctccatgcttcacggtgggaaccacacatgcagatatcatccgttcacctactctgcgtctcacaaagacacgccggttggaagcaaaaatctaagatttggactcatcagaccaaaaggacagatttccaccggtctaatgtccattgtatgtgtttcttggcccaagcaagtctcttcttattggtgtcctttagtagtgttttctttgcagcaattcaaccatgaaggactgattcacgcagtctcctctgaacagttgatgttgagatgtgtctgttacttgaactctgtgaagcatttatttgggctgcaatctgaggtgcagttaactctaatgaacttatcctctacagtaGAGGTaactgagtcttcctttcctgtggcggtcctcatgagagccagtttcatcgtagagcttgatggtttttgcgactgcacttgaagaaactttctaaGTTCTCCGGATTGacatcttcatgtcttaaaataatgatggattgtcatttctctttgcttatttaagctgttcttgccataatatggacttggtcttttaccaaatagatgGGGGGCGGGACAGGAAGAGTTTGTATAcattaacacaactgattggctcaaacacattaagatggaaagaaatttcacaaataaacttttatcaaggcacacctgttaattgaaatgcattccaggtgactacctcatgaagctggttgagagaatgccaagagtgtgcaaagctgtcatcaaggcaaagggtggctacttagaagatTCTAAAAtattaacactttttgggttactacattccatgtgtgttacttcatagttttgatgtcttcactgttattctacaatgtagaaaatagtaaaaataaagaaaaacccttgaatgagtaggtgtgcccaaacttttggctggtactgtagaTGGGTTTATGCTTCACAGAAAGCCTCCCATCATTCAAATACACACCATCATAACAACCTACACAGGGAACACATTTGCACGTCGGCTTTACATCGCAAACAAATAAAACAACACTTGACAGCCGAGGAGGACCATAAGGACGTAGACCAATCAACATGCAAATCATATTTTTCCTGGAAATAAGAGACTATGACACATTTTTAATGTAGTGGAAACACTGTGGTAGTGAGAATATTTGTttaaacattttagtcatttagcagacgctcttatccggagcgacttacaggagcaattagggttaagtgccttgcttcaATTAGACAGCtctgggttactggcccaacagcTTAATCGCTAGACTACTACCCAGCCCACATTGGTAAAAACATTATTACATCGTAGCTACTAGAGTGTGCAGCTTTTCCTTTTCTTTTAAAATAGTGTATTTTAACACTCGTTAAAGCTGCTCAAAGACACTCTGTCACTCTGTAAAGCTAcaaggaaacaaacacccaccccTATGATGGGTCTGATACAGGAAATACTGCTGCTGTACTAAATTAGCTTTATATTCTGATCTTTACTCAGAACTTTATTCAGACCACATTCAGCATGTTCATCTGCATTTGACATATAGACTTGGTAGGGCTTCATAAGGGTTTATAATGCTGCATAGTGCTCTATTTACTTGAGGAGCTGTGGGTTGACGAAGGTGATGAGGTCCTGTAGGAGTTTAAATGCAGATCCGATGAGGAAGTAGGGTCCGAAGGCCTTGATGAGGGAACGGAGGAAGGAGGGCTTCTTGGGGTCTTTTTGTTtggacagcaacacctccacctccTCAGGACTGCTCTCCCCCCCTACATGGTTGGACTCTCCCGCTGGCGGAGGTTTGGAGTACAGAGCCTGGGTGGACTGGTCCTCAGCACTGTGGAGAGAAGGGGTGGAAATAGGTTCCAAGTAGAAGAAGCATTCATCACATCCAGTTTCTACCCTTGAACATGAAGTTAGCAGAAATACTGTATATTTACGCATGATTTTCTCACACAATCGGAATGTGGAGGGGTTGGATTCCAACAGTCAATGAAACACAACTCTCCCTCACACCTCTAAAACAGGTTTGAGCAATTACAGGCTTAGGTCTCTCTTTCCTATCACTTTACTGGTTCTTCTGTTCACTGAAGGAAAACCGGACAGAAGTTGGCAGAGAAACTGAAGAGTAGTGAAAGAGCGAGCGAACatgagagcgagcgagagccaAAGAGAACATTTGGAACAATGACAGAGGTTAGAGTTCAGCATTCAGCAGACACTCCCAAGCTGGTGTCAAGTGTGTTTGGACAAGATTTATATTTGCATTTTTGTCATTTCCCAGACGCTCTTACAGTTAGTGTATTCACCTTAAGGTAGCTACGTACAACAACCACATCTCACAGTTTTCGAAACTTTCCTCAATAAAGCAGCTCTCTGCAAAGTCAGTGCCGGTAAGAAACAAACAATTACAACGGTACTGTGGGGCCCATGGCTATGTTGCCTggaaaatatacactaccgttcaaaagtttggggttactgagaaatgtccttgttttttaaagaaaagctatttttttgtccattaaaataacagcaaattgatcagaaatacagtgtagacattcttaatgttgtaaatgactattgtagcaaaTACACCCGTTAAAAATCGACAATTGTTCtttacttttctttcaaaaacaaggaaattactagtggccccaaacttttgaacggtagtgtgtgtccACTTTAATAAGCTGAAGCAAAAAGCAGTTTCAGCTAATAGTTTTTTGCTCTTGAAAGCTTGTTTGACAAGTTTAAGCAGAAAGCTTTCTAGTTAAAGGTTTTTTGTGGTAGCCACCTGCTTTGATAAGTTAAAGTGGAAGACAAGACATTTTCAAAGAGAAACTttatataaatccaatcaattattaATATCGTAGGATTGGGACGAATGATAAAATGGTCTTTTATCAGAGAAAAAGCAGCTACTCTGTGTtcagagcagaaagcaggcttAATATGGATACCAGCCAGGCTATGCCAGACAGATTTTCACTCCACTGCTTTCCAGTCACATTCCAGTTTTTTAAATTCACTGTAGCAGCCTGTTGGAATTCTCTGTATGATGTAAACACATCATGTATTAATGTAAACACATCAAAACACACAATGTTCCATCTGTGTGTTTTGTAACGATTTCCCTCCAACTCATCTTACTGATCTGTGGTGCTATTTCTGTCTTTGATACTAGCATGTTGGCTTTACTACTGTGTTTTCCACCCAAGACCAAAGATGCAGACACTGACTCAACATATTAAATGCTCAAAAGGTGCTGCACAATCCAGTGCTTACTATCCTAACAAGTTTTTGAACAGATATGAGCGATACTGGCTGGCGCCACATGAAAAACACACTTTATCCTTCTCACACATACGTGCACATGTACAAACACAAGCGTGCACACTCAGATCCCATAAAGACAACTTCCTCCCTCAGCTCTCCACAGTTCTGGGAATGATGTGAAAGGGCAAACTACTGTTGACTTAGGCTGTGTCATTTGGCTGTGTAACCTTAAACAAGGGAAACCATTCTCTACACAGTCATACTGCTGGGTCAATGTTGTTGTAACAAGTAAAATAAGGAAATAAGGATACTGATTTTCAAACTGTGAAAAAATGTATTATAACAAAAGAAGTTGTGAAAACATTGGAAGCCTTTGAGATAAGAAGCACCAAATGGAATATGTCCATTACAGGAAAGATTAAAGGAAATGTGGATGCTGGTCTCAAATCTAAATTTCTTAGAaatacacactgaacaaaaatataaagcgcaacatgtaaagtgttaatcagctgaaataaaagatcccagaactgCTTATTTcgctaaaatgttgtgcacaaatttgtttacatccgtgttagtgagcatttctcatttgccaagataatccatccacctgacaggtgtggaatatcaagaagttgattcaacagcatgatcattacacaggtgcaccttgtgctggggacaatacaaggccactctaaaatgtccaGTTTTCGACCAGCCAcccgaacagctgatgaaactgtgggtttgcacatctgaagaatttctgcacaaactgtcagaaaccgtttcCGAGAAGCttatctgcgtgctcgtcatcctcaccagggtcttgacctgactgcagttcagcgtcataaccgacttcagtgggcaaatgcacaccttcgatggccactggcatgctggagaagtgtgctctttacggatgaatcccggtttcaactgtaccaggcagatggcgtTGTGTAGGCGatcggtttgctgatgtcaacgttgtgaacagagtgccctttGGTGGCGGTGTGGTTATGGTAagggcaggtataagctacggacaacgaacacaacttAATTtgatcaatggcaatttgaatgcacagagataccgtgacgagatcctgtgccgcattgtcgtgccattcatccacctccatcacctcatgtttcagcatgataatgtacggccccatgttgcaaggatctgtacacaattcctagaagctgaaaatgtgccagttcttccatggcctgcattcccaccagacatgtcacccattgagcatgtttggaatacTCTGAATCGACGTGTAcggcagcgtgttccagttccaccAATATCCATCAAATTCGCAGAGCCATTGAAGagtagtgggacaacattccacaaacaacagcctgatcaactccatgTGAAGGTGATGTGTCGATCTGCACGAGGCAAATTGTGGTCACACAAGATACTGACTTTTTTTtttgatccacgcccctaccttttcttaaaaaggtatctgtgatcaacagatgcatatctgtattcccagtcatgtgaaatccatagattagggcttcatttatttatttcaattgacagatttccttatatgaactgtaactcagtacaaacgttgaaattgttgcatgttgcgtttatatttgtgttcagtataatAATAGTTTTTCAGTTTCCTATTCTACCCCCCCACCCTCctttgctccctccctccatttccAATCCCTCCCTACCTGTGAGCCTTggcctgctccacctcccactcCCGCAGTAGCTTGGGGACGACAACCTCTGAGCTGTCCCTCTTGTTCAGTGACCACAGGTCTTTGGCTTCCAGAGGGTTCTTATAGCCCTTGATGGCCATgctgggacagagagggacacaaCACATTAGTGGAACTTCATGAAGTGCAAGATCCTGGAAAAGGCTTTATCCGTGTCCAGGAAACCAGGGCACAGAGAGAAGACTTGTTTGCGGTTCCATTGATTATTGATCAAATGTACTGATTACTTGTGGGAATAACATGCTTGAACATGAAATAGCTACAAGCCGTACAAATGTATAGGATAAGTCAATCCTGCACCAAGTCATAAttgttgtacagtatgtgttgtatGGGGGAAATCATGTTACCTAGTGAACCACCAGAAGGTCATAGTCGAGAGGAAACCAGCAGTTGATTGAGGACAAGGATTCTGAGGAGAAAATGGCAGAGTAAGAAGaggtcacagtgtgtgtgtgtgtgtgtgtgtgtgtgtgtgtgtgtgtgtgtgtgtgtgtgtgtgtgtgtgagagactcacggggtctgtgtctatgttggagAAAAGTGGAGGTTTCTCGTTGAAGCAAGAGAGGATAAGCTCGGCTACGATCAGGCTGAAGTAGAAATAGAATGTGGTGAAACGCAACTTGTCTGAAATCTCACTCTGAAACAAGAACAGAGAAAGACTTTATTGACCTGTTGGAGGACATTTTGTTATGAAAGCCATTTCTTAAGGAAGCTGACAGACAATGCACTAACTGTCCTAGTCTCCTAAAGCGCTCTCTTACATATCGATGATCAGTCCCCCCAAACCCTGCTGAGCTAAAAACAACTAAGTCATCCAAAATCATTGCTTTGTCTCCCTGACCACAAGCCCTTCagtcattttaaataaaatatataaaacacaacTAGGGGCTAATTGGTAGGATCAATGGGATAGTAAATAGCCAGAGCAGACCACAGGACTGATGTTGGCATGGTTTGACCTGGCTTGGCCCCAGTGTAGCTCTGGCTAGCTGTTAGGGCATTAGACTATGTTAGAGTATTAGACAGCCCTCAGTAGGCTAGGTTAGATAAGACGGCTAAGGCCCTGCAGGTCGCTAGGACAACAGACCTACtatttcccctctctctcgctctctctctccacccaacCTCGGCCCTGCCTAACCTCCAAAACAACCAACCGTAAGTTATTTAgccagggaaggagagggagggaaggaaggaaggaggaagaggggggtggtaaccatgttttgagagagggaaaagaaggaGAGAGCTGAGGGAGATGGAGACATCTATAGATTTTAAACATCTCCTTCACCTCCGCCTATACAGTACACGTTAGGGGAAACCCTGATCTCACCTGATATTTGGCCTGTAGGATCTTGGAGCGGAAAGGCACTATGGCACACATCACTGACAGGAACCAGAATATAAATAGAATCCCTGAAGACTGGACCCCCCTCAACCTCTCAAACTGTATCAGAAACAAAGCTAGCAgctgagaaagagaggagggagaaagggagagtgagggagcGAGGCATTGAGTGAACACGATTTAGAtaagcacagaaacacacagggcATGTAAAGGTGAACATGCATCTCAGCTCTACTCTCTCCTTCGCTCACTCATGCATAGgacatgagagagagaaatgtgagagaaaaaacaacaacttGTGAACCAGCATAGCAACTGCCTGTGAATAACAGCATGTTCACTAGGCTTATTCTACACCTCAGAGCATGCAACATACTGTAAAGGCTAATGGAATACAATGACAATCTAATCATCTACAAACACAACAATCaggctggtctcatagactagacgtaacatagtaaacaaaaatctgggacactcaacttagtatgtatgatatgttaccttggtatggttacataagagggaaggttacttaaggcaaaaacggtGGTTGGTCGTTATGGATGGATGAGCGTATaacgcgaacgtctagcaacccaaaggttgcatgttcgaatctcatcacggacaactttagcattttagctgaTTAGCAACTTCTTACTACTTTTTGATCTACTTTACAACTACTTAGCATTTCAGCTTCCCCTTCCCAATAACCCTTTAAcataactcctaaccttaaccccaacttagctaatgttagccacctagctaacattaacgtTCGCCACCTAGCTAATGCTAGCTACAACAAattagaatttgtaacatatcatacatattgcaaatttgtaacatattgtattaattgcaattcgtaacatgtCATATGAATTGGGACCGTGCTTCCACCCATCCAGTACATCTACTCGAAGCGTGGTCGTCACGGAGGCTGTGCTTCCTTCCATCCGGGACATTACACAAAATGGTGCCTGAGGAAGGCACGCAGCATCAACAAGGACCCCACACAACTCAGCCACGAGCTGTTCGCTCCCTTACCGTCTAGCAGAcggtatcagagcatgaggtctgataccaaaaggctcagagacagtttctatctacaagccatcagactgctgaacagttgaACTGGagtgaccacctgctctgattctctgcaccttagcacacattacaactgctgctaccagactcttattatactGCTCAAGTTAAACACTTGCTCTCCATCCCCCCTTCCCCCAAACACATGTAAATATTttactataaattgtgccttcctgtattacaTTTATACTAAAATTGTTCATCTATTCTACTGCCATTTACTTCATGTTcgtattattatttttaactaTTTCTTATGGTTGTTGCATTGTCgggaaggaacctgcaagtaagcatttcattggacaaTGTATACCATGCGTATCCCGCATGagtaataaaacttgaaacttgaattGTAAATCGTAActtatcatacaaaatggatgatggacatccacaaattaatacataccaaacatattatactaatttgagtgtcccagatttccggttactatgttacgtctactccTGAGTCCAGGTTGCAACAATACATACATGATTGATTGACAAGTTATGGATTCAAAATACTGGTCACTAAGCAACAAGACCCCAAAAATAAGGTACTTTTCAGGAAGTGAGTtgaacactgtactgtatgacTGTACTGCATGTTTACAACGCCACGCCCTGTTGGTTGTGTACAAGTACCATCGTCATGCCAACCACCAGCGGAGTGACGAAGTAGATGGGTGGCTTTGTGTCCCCCTGCTGCAGCTCATGGAAGGTGCCGAAAAGATCTGTCCAACACACAATCCACAACACCAACCCAAAGACCTAGAGGATGAAAGGGGAGGGGTGAGAAAGAAATAAACCCAAAACTGAGCAGGAGTAATTTGATCAAAACCCATCTAAACTGTCTGAACAAGCTTGAATGTCTGGTACGTTTTCCAGTACCGGTCATTAGCCTGTCTGATAAACATTTCCACTATTCCCCTATCGTGCATCAACTAACTAATCTAATAAGGGCTATGAAACAGGATATGAATCTCAGGCAACAAACAGTATTGCatcgagagagagacggagacagagacaactGGACAGACAGCGCATGCATGTCCGCATACAGCAGCCCAGTGCGTGGTGTGGTCCCTCACCGTTTTCACTCTGTTAAGGATGGACATCATGATATAACCCTTGTTGTTCCTCTGGAGGTAGAAGAGGTAGGGAGGGCAAGCAAGCCACAGGTACACACAAGGCAGCCATGACAGCACTGACAGCTGGAAACATTCCGGCAGGTCTGGGCTGTCTGTGTGGAGCGTCTGATTGGCTACCTGGAATCAAATAAGATGGATACCAATGGATTGAGACCAATACACTTTAAATGTCAACTCATCAAACACATATCCAGTGGGGCCCATCAAATTGCGCCCTATAGTCCCTGTGCAGTGCTTTACTTTTGGACAGAACCCATGACATCAATATGGCTCGAAGTAGTGTCCTATATAGGCctagggaatagtgtgtcattATGAACTTACCCAGGTCTAGTGTTTGTTCTGACAGAACACCAGTACTGTATATAAATCAGTACTGAACATTATCAGTAGTCAAGCCACTTGCTCCTGTCTGACCCCAGGTCATTTGGGGCTGTCTAACTGTGCGGAATGTCGCATGACATCAGCTGGCTTAGAGGCCGAGAGAGGGACCGGCACACCATAGGTTGTTGCTGTACTTGTTGCTGTAGCCTAGTTACGTAGAAGGGACAGTGTTCATACTGTAAACTTCCAATGCAAATGTAGAGGGGAAAACCACAGCTTGGGGGCTGAGCTGAATCACAGACACTAAGAACTGAGTAGTGAAACTCGAGAGAGTGAGAAGCATCTTGTGATACAGAAACAAACTGCACTACTCTCAAACATCATAtttaattataattataataattacatttttaaagcACTTCATTATACAAGAATAAGCTCAAAGTGCATTAGAGATCAAATAGAAATAGTTAAAAAacaaatacactgagtatacaaaatattaagaacacctgcgcCGGAGAAGgcggcagacgttttacgtgtccccaaccgattgttatttttgtttgtttatttgagttgtttgtatttttatttttttacttattttgtacataatgttgccgctaccgtctgttatgaccaaaaataacttctggacatcaggcctgcgattactcaccacgcaCTTACAGAATCCTTTTTCcccctttaacgagtctgacgagcccgacgcgaacgatatactgctttctcgggaacaggcccagatccctgtgatttgcgtgaagaggaggcggagaaaaaggggccagagggcgggctgccttctgagaattcgtatgcgattgaataaacccccacttacttccattctgctagcaaacgtgcaatctttggagaataaatcgatgacctacgcggaaaATTAAATActaacgggacattcaaaactgtaatatcttattcctcacagagtcgtggctgaatgacgacactatcaacatacagctggctggttatacactgcaccggcaggacagaacagcggcgtctggtaagacaaggggcggatgactatgtatttttgtaaataacagctggtgcacgatatctaaggaagtctcgagctattgcgcgcctgaggtagagtatctcatgataaactgtagaccacacaatctacctagagagtttatctgtatttttcatagctgtttacataccaccacagtcaaatgctggcactaagacagcatcgAATGAGCTGTATtttgccataagcaaacaagaaaatgctcacccagaggctgCGCTCCTAGTAGATGGGGACtgtaatgcagggaaacttcatTCCACATttttatcagcatgttaaatgtgcaaccagagagagagagaaagataaacataaataaaaataaataaataaaactggaccacatttactccacacacagagatgcatacacagctctcccttgccctacatttggcaaatatgaccataattatatcctcctgattcctgcttacaagcaaaaatgaaagcaggaagcaccagtgactagatcaataaaaataaaaaaaatcagatgaagcagatgctaagctacaggactgttttgctagcacagactggaataggaatataccccaaccagaagccatggattacaggcaacatccgcactgagctaaaggctagagctgccgctttcaaggagtgggactctaacccggaagcttataagaaatcacgcTATGCCCGCCGACGAACCatgaaacaggcaaagcgtcaatacaagactaagatcgaatcgtactacgccggctctgacactcgtcagatgtggcagggcttgcaaaccattacagactacaaaagggaagcacagccgagagctgcccagtgacacgagcatgccagacgagctaaactacttctatgctcgcttcgaggcatgaaacatgcatgagagcaccagctgttcaggaaaactgtgtgatcatgctctctgcagccgatgtgagtaagactttgaaaggctggtcatggctcacatcaacaccattatcccagaaaccctagactcactccaatttgcataccgccccaacagatccacagatgacgcaatctctattacactccacactgccctttcccacctggacaaaaggagcacctatgtgagaatgctattcattgactacagctcagcgttcaacaccatagtgctatcaaagctcatcaataagctaaggaccctgggactaaacacttccctctgcaactggatcctggacttcctgacaggccgtccccaggtggtaagggtaggtaacaacacatccgccatgctgatcctcaacacaggatcaactcagtcccctcctgtactccctgttcactcatgactacatggccaggcacaactccaacaccattaagtttccgatgacacaacagtagtaggcctgatcaccaacaatgacg
The nucleotide sequence above comes from Salvelinus namaycush isolate Seneca chromosome 35, SaNama_1.0, whole genome shotgun sequence. Encoded proteins:
- the abcc3 gene encoding canalicular multispecific organic anion transporter 2 isoform X5; the encoded protein is MERLCGPKLPFWVANQTLHTDSPDLPECFQLSVLSWLPCVYLWLACPPYLFYLQRNNKGYIMMSILNRVKTVFGLVLWIVCWTDLFGTFHELQQGDTKPPIYFVTPLVVGMTMLLALFLIQFERLRGVQSSGILFIFWFLSVMCAIVPFRSKILQAKYQSEISDKLRFTTFYFYFSLIVAELILSCFNEKPPLFSNIDTDPNPCPQSTAGFLSTMTFWWFTSMAIKGYKNPLEAKDLWSLNKRDSSEVVVPKLLREWEVEQAKAHSAEDQSTQALYSKPPPAGESNHVGGESSPEEVEVLLSKQKDPKKPSFLRSLIKAFGPYFLIGSAFKLLQDLITFVNPQLLKLLISFTKQKGAPTWWGYALAFLMFFAAFLQTLILHQHFQYCFVTGMRLRTSIIGAIYRKSLIITNAAKRTTTVGEIVNLMSVDAQRFMDLTTFLNMLWSAPLQIILALYFLWQNLGPSVLAGVAVMILLIPLNAAIAVKTRAYQVEQMQYKDARIKLMNEILNGIKVLKLYAWESSFKDKVLEIRQNELNVLRKTAYLGALSTVAWTSAPFLVALTTFAVYVTVDKNNILDAEKAFVSLSLFNILRFPLNMLPQVISCIVQASVSLKRIQDFLSHDELDPESVDRTNTATV